One region of Spiroplasma culicicola AES-1 genomic DNA includes:
- a CDS encoding SGNH/GDSL hydrolase family protein produces MKKLLVLLANLALVAATTTSLVACTIKNAPQIDPLTIGKNIKKLDDATYAPETPSDSGFTNYFIVGDSLSDDNGLTTLINQKFSQTLLVPFPELGVELPPAIEKILKLILIDGKIAVRSNINFNFASTEPEKGVGGYGYYDEKQVFHSNFSNGPTAGVELNNLLGFEEIKSSNKFSDPYNMGNIKPKYEYGRNYSIGGATGSSVKDVTSILLNDVTIDKQAEALVSQHHIEDSTNDLVFLEIGGNDLFALAELKDDRKAQTRLLTEAMEKIKIALFTLLNNGIENVIVGTPPDVSVVPRYVEDSNQNNDKFKYIQQISKEFNQMMLDTVKYVQNFYSSNIKIYDIYSDFENLQNEHEQLMIEKGIIDPNKGEKTEKKYAFTDSAAANLEKLNACATLLNQDLSCFDIKELLPSGDNQIKDVMSYLEYSELVTNNIQNRALFTGISLNIEANMQTYRSIAENGDDMPDIDSYFFTDFVHPTKYVHEIVAEKLEELAKQFNS; encoded by the coding sequence ATGAAAAAATTATTAGTTTTATTAGCAAACTTAGCATTAGTAGCAGCAACAACAACTTCACTAGTTGCTTGTACAATTAAAAATGCTCCCCAAATTGATCCTTTAACAATTGGTAAAAATATAAAAAAACTAGATGATGCAACGTATGCTCCAGAAACTCCTTCAGATTCAGGATTTACAAATTACTTTATAGTTGGAGATAGTTTAAGTGATGATAATGGTTTAACAACTTTGATAAATCAAAAGTTTTCTCAAACATTATTAGTTCCATTTCCAGAATTAGGAGTAGAATTACCCCCAGCAATTGAAAAAATTCTTAAATTAATATTAATTGATGGCAAAATTGCAGTTAGAAGTAATATAAATTTTAATTTTGCTAGTACAGAGCCTGAAAAAGGAGTTGGAGGTTATGGATATTATGATGAAAAACAAGTATTTCATTCAAATTTTAGTAATGGTCCAACAGCTGGTGTAGAATTAAATAATTTATTGGGATTTGAAGAAATAAAATCAAGCAATAAATTTTCTGATCCATATAATATGGGGAATATAAAACCTAAATATGAATATGGTCGAAACTATTCAATTGGTGGAGCAACTGGATCTAGTGTTAAAGATGTTACTAGTATACTTTTAAATGATGTTACAATTGATAAACAAGCTGAGGCTTTAGTATCTCAGCATCATATTGAAGATTCTACAAATGATTTAGTATTTTTAGAAATTGGAGGAAATGATTTATTTGCTCTTGCAGAATTGAAAGATGATAGAAAAGCTCAAACTAGATTATTAACAGAGGCTATGGAAAAAATCAAAATTGCTTTATTTACTTTATTAAATAATGGAATTGAAAATGTAATTGTAGGAACACCTCCAGATGTATCAGTTGTTCCAAGATATGTTGAAGATAGTAATCAAAATAATGATAAATTTAAATATATTCAACAAATATCAAAAGAATTTAATCAAATGATGTTAGATACTGTTAAATATGTTCAAAACTTTTATTCATCTAATATAAAAATTTATGATATTTATAGTGATTTTGAAAATCTTCAAAATGAACATGAACAATTAATGATTGAAAAAGGAATTATTGATCCAAATAAAGGAGAAAAAACTGAAAAGAAATATGCATTTACTGATTCAGCTGCAGCAAATTTGGAAAAATTAAATGCTTGTGCAACTTTATTAAATCAAGATTTAAGTTGTTTTGATATTAAAGAATTACTACCAAGTGGTGATAACCAAATTAAAGATGTAATGAGTTATCTTGAATATAGTGAGCTTGTAACAAACAATATACAAAATCGAGCTTTATTTACTGGAATAAGTTTAAATATTGAAGCTAATATGCAAACTTATAGAAGTATAGCAGAAAATGGTGATGATATGCCAGATATTGACTCATATTTCTTTACAGATTTTGTTCATCCAACAAAATACGTTCATGAAATAGTTGCAGAAAAATTAGAAGAGTTAGCAAAACAATTTAATAGTTAA